Genomic DNA from Lactuca sativa cultivar Salinas chromosome 8, Lsat_Salinas_v11, whole genome shotgun sequence:
gttcttccaactcgccgagtccatgctcatgttcaaacaactcgccgagtacacccatgtgactcgccgagtctcttcagttcttaatccatacagtggcttttcgagccatgcaggggctcaaatccatagatccattCCTCTAGAGTCTAACCCCCACGTAAAGtgtcaaactttacgtgtaaccaaggagttataggcttagaacactctagggttagggtttgtaaCAAAGGGGCTAGCCtaaactttatgactttctggattattaccaacctagatctgaggtagcaacctcaaatctACTCCAAACTCGAAATAGGTCTCATCCATACTCAAAATGCCTAAATCTCAAACATAAGATAGATCTAGATACACAAAAGCCCAAGCAACAgactattacctcaaatgaaagctccaactaaagtaaatcccggatctacaccacTCATTTGCAGCAAAGCCCTTGATCTTCAAACCCCTCTCCAAGATTCTTTCCTCCAAGGCTCTATTCTCTCAAATAATGAAGGCTCACTCAATTCTAGGCTTTCTGGAACTCAAAAGGGGAGTAAAGAGGCtaagggtgggttataatgtgctttatatagggcacaacctttgggattagggtttttctcgcccataccagactcgccgagtcgttcactTACTcaatgacccggatcccgctccgactcgtcgagttcctccctggactcgtcgagttgactcttGACTTAGAGCTTaacctttcttttcttggtcttcctgattttgggtgttacaatattGGTAAAAAAGTACTTTATTTATGCTATTCAccctaaaacttaaaaaaatagaTCTTTTTCCTCTTGGAGTTCTCGTTTTCTTTATCCATATCCAtcacaaaattctctttttaAAGGTAGTATCCAAAGTTGCATTGAATGACTTAATGGAATCTGGTCCAATATCCAATCCCATCCGCCTATCAAAACTACTATTGTCTTGGAAAAACCTGGAATAGAATAATAATCACCCCCCTTTTAGCATATATTTTTTGAACGATAAgaatcattaaaaataaaagcAAGCAAAAGTGTTGGAAGAGTACAAAGAACTCGAGTACATTAAAATAACAAACTAGTAGTtttaaaacttacattttaatttTGACATCTATGTGTAcacattttttgaaaaaaaattcttcacatctttaaccttaactttttttttaacaaCTCAAAAATTTCATTCAAAAAAGCTTCAACTCTAACGAGGGGCTAGAGCATACAAACAATAAGAGAAAAAACAGATTACATCCAACTATCTATAGGCAAGTTTCTACAATATTTGTAACGAACTCTAAACCACAAGAAGCTACTATTAACGACTTCCGAGGCGAGAACAAAGATGCCTTTAACTTTGCGATTGAAACGAATGTCGTTCCGATTACACCAAATGGCCCACGGGAAGGCCCGAATCACTATACCATATTTGATGGCCTCATCTTTCTTCCATgtaaggtttcctcctttgattaggTCTTCTAGATCAACACCCTGATTTAAGTCCGGAAgttttgaccattttacccttaagtttGCCATAAGCTGCTTGGATGTGGAACATTGCAAGAACAAATGTTCAGTAGATTTGGGATATCAGTTGCATAACGAACACAACTGCATTGGAATATGATTGCCTCTATGAAAAAGGTTGTCAACCGTAGGCAATTGATTAAGGCGCATACGCTAAATGAAAGTATTTATTTTTCTAGGGACAACGTTACACCAAATTGTCTTGAGAGAGGAACTATCCAGAGTGATATCATATCGTCCAGAGCATTTATGAGCGGGCTGACAGTAAACAACCCATCATTTTCCAAAGTCCACCTCTAGTTATTCCTGTTATGTGTGAGCATAATGTCTAAACCTGCCTTGTTTAGAACCATGTTGATGTtgctaacccccccccccccccccccccgccgcaAACATTATTATTCTGATAAGAGGGTATGACTTCCCTAAGGCTTCCTCTGTCGCCATAAAAATACTTTTATCACCTCATTCCAGATTCCATCAGTACCTGCGAAGAAGCGCCACCACCATTTACCCAAAAGGGCAATATTGACTGCATTGAAGTTGCCAATGTTCAAACCTTCCTTCTCCATGTTATTCATCATTTTCCACCAGGAAACCCACATAATTTTCTTTGAATTAGTTGATCCACCCCagaaaaaccgacatcagatactTTCAAGTTTCACGAGGATCTTTGCTGGCACTCTAAAGATAGAAAAGAGGTAGGAGCCGAGGGATCTCAAAACATATTTACACAGAGTGAATCTTCCCCCCTTTAACAAACAATTTGCCTTCCACATAGACAATTTACTGTTAAATCGTTCAACCAATGGCCACCAATTGTTGCTTCTCTTCATGCTACTACCAATGGGTATGCCAATGTAAATAAAAGGAAGATTACCATGTTCACACCCCAACCTATTCGTTGTTTTTGTAACTTCCGTGTGTGTCACCACAATGCCAAAAATTTTGCACTTCCCGAGGGCTTCTTTTTCAACATTATAAATCAAGACATCATTCAAAAAATCAACACCTATTTTGTTATGCAAGTTCGTCTTCAAAAGTTTCATCATGGAAAAACATCTTTTGGCTGTTACGGTTGCGGTGGGTAAAACAAAAATCAACTTTAACAACCTATAAAAAATAGGATCGTAACAATGtttcttcgtttccaccatcaaaTGATGAAGGTCGGAAATTTCTTTCAAAGTAGTGAACATGTCATCTTTATGCAAAAAGTGATAATCGGAGATCTGCTCTAAAACTCGAAAATTGGAGAGTAATTTTTCCCTCCTTTGGAACGAGACTGGTTCTTCTTCTGTTTCTTTTTTTCGATGCATGTTGTTTCTTTTCTCTACTTGCCGTGCATTCCTCTAATACAAAAAAAGATCTTTTGGCTGTTACGGTCGCGGTGGGTAAAACAAAAATCAACTTTAACAACATATAAATAATAGGATCGTAACAATGtttcttcgtttccaccatcaaaTGATGAAGGTCGGAAATTTCTTTCAAAGTAGTGAACATGTCATCTTTATGCAAAAAGTGATAATCGGAGATCTGCTCTAAAACTCGAAAATCGGAGAGTAATTTTTCCCTCCTTTGGAACGAGACTGGTTCTTCTTCTGTTTCTTTTTTTCGATGCATGTTGTTTCTTTTCTCTACTTGCCGTGCATTCCTCTAATACAAAAAAAGAGTGTTTATTTCTTTTCTCTTATTCCAAATAAaacaatttattttaaaaaaagatTGGGCTTATTTGAACTTGTATTCTTTATGGACCATAACTTATAGTTTTGTTGGActaattttctaaattgcatTTTTACAAGTGTGGATTAATTTTTTTACAAGTTAATGCAACATATTTGAGAGATGAAATCGAGCAGTGACCCGGGGCCTCCAGGGATCCATACAAGGTTCACCCCTGTATAGACAAGTCTCTTTGAAGTCATAAGGAAAACGATGGCTTACTGAGGTTGTGTTTTATAAATAGCGTCAAATTAGATATCTAGTTGACCTTGAAATGTGGTGCTTTTAACAACTCAATAAAAAACTTCTTATATTCATATATAGATGAGATACAAAAATACCCTTTTTGAAAATTCAAGTTTGCAGTCTGATACACACATGTTCTTTCGATACGTCCATATCTAAGAATGATTTTTGCATGGTCAACGTTGAACGAGATACCGACATCAAAAATATACGTACGTGTGTGCATCTAGTATTCTCCATCATGTTGTATTAAATACCTATGTCGGTAATTCGTGTGTGTTCTATAAATTGGTAAAAAACGAAAGTTGTTGCAGAAATTAATATAAACACgaaattattatataaataaaagcaTTTAACTGGTGCTACATCAAAGTTCTTACATTAACCAATTAAAACACTAAAGTTAGAAGGAAGGAAACTCGACGGAGGAACCACAACTACGCCCATTAGGCAAAACGGGGCATTCAATGAAGTCAGCTGCCATCGAGTCCACACACAAGGAGATTTCGTGCAATTGACTGTTGCCTGACGTGTCATTATTGCATTGGATCCGTGGAGTGTAGCCACTCGCCACTTGAATCGCACTCGTTATGCTTTCAAGACTATACATTTGCCCATTCGGTTGAATTCCTGCATCACATTTTGACATATTTGTAagttttggaaaacaaaaaacaaaacgtTTGTTttatactcttatatatatgcAGTTACCAAAATAGATTTTCTCTCCCACAACTAAAAATGATTCATATATACCTGCGCCTTCTAGAGCATGGAGGagattgattttgtttttgagtttaAGAGTAGTTTCAAAATAAGCATGTTGATCGAGTATGGATTCTGCACAAGTCCCATGCTTTTTCCACTCGTGACCCCAAAATTTTAGCCCATCTTTGCTTGGGCACGATAGTGTTGGCCACTCTAACTGCATTCGGCTAATAAGATCGGAAATCTGTAATTTAGACGATTAATTATCGACGTTCATTTCTTTTTGGCTCCTACGTATACACCAATAAATAATCCTAGGAAATGGTAAAAGAAGTAAAGATCCACCTTAGATGCATCGAAAGAGTTGCTAGAGTTGCAATTGGAGGGATACGAGCCATCGTTGTAATTAGGCCAAAGTCCATGGATTCCAAAGTCCGAAGCTGGTTTTCCTGTGGTTGGGTAGCAACAACCTTGTTCAGTGTCACAGTGTGATCCTGGCCACTACAAAAAATATTTAGATCAAAAAACCGTGTAGTAGTTGAATGGAATGAAGAGGAAAACTGTATTTATAGGTTTGCGATTATGGTATGAATTGAATTGAAATGGAATATATACCTCTTGAACTAAGTAGAAGAAATCGAAATCTTGCGAAGAGGAGAGAACGAGTACGGAAAATAGGGTTGCGAGCATGATGAACGGGGAGTCATGGTTGGATTGCATCTTCATGCGTAGATGTCTCTGTGTATGAGGGTGTGTTTAGTGTGTGTATTTATTTATAAGCGTGAAATTGTGTGTAAGGTATGAACTCATAATGAAGAATACAATATATACCACGTGGTTATTTTATTAGAGATATATATAGTTGTGTGATGGTTAATAATTTAATATGGAACGTGCATCATGTGTTATTGTGTTTTGTTTTGCGTACTATGATTAATTAATAGATCATTATCTTATTGTGTTTAGTTTTGGGGACtatatatgattaattaatagATCATTATATTATATGAACTATTAACCAAAGGGTCTCTAGCCCTTGTTGTATTAGGAGTTTGTTGTATTAGGAGGGTTCAAGTCCACCTAAGTGGATTTAAGTATTAGTTTTAGAGTAagattatatattatatttgttggttaaaaaaaattattatgaatTTATTATCCATTTTCATACAATAAGATAGCAGAACTTCATGCATGTTAGAGTCTCCTTATTGTAATCCACTTTTTATTTATACAAACTAGGAGGAAAGTGTAGGCTTCGCTCCGAGACGTTTTTTGTGCTTCTTATATAAAAATGTAAACGTTTTGACtgtaaggaccaaaagtgttaaaGTGGTTAAAGAATTATGGCATACATCTAAGTGTCAAAGTTGCTAacctaaagtttttttttttaatgacaaaatataaaagttttgactgcaatGATCAAAAATATCAAATTGGTTAAAAAATTATGACATAAGCCTCTAAAGATTACTATTGCTAACTtcaatgtcatatatatatatatatatatatatatatatatatatatatatatatatatatatatatatatatatatatatatatatatatatattttggagGCAAAGTTATAGGAATTGGACCAAAAAAACGCAGATCCCAATGTTGATCTTTTGTAATTTCCTTTCTCTCTTAGTCAAGACTTACATACTGAGATAAAGGAAATTACAAAAGATCACAGTTGGAATCTGCACTTTCTTTGTCCAATTCCGACCAATGTCATAGACTTATCTTCTTTCTCTGTTATTGACACACTTCACTTTTGCAATCGCAAATCCTCCGTTAATCATAATTCTCTAATTTTTTCCCTTCTCACCATGCATGGCCTGCAACTCTACAAGTTAACTTCAACTTTCCTGAATGGCTAAACCTTGCTGATCTAGATTGAGCTTTGACGTTATGTTCTTTACAAATTAAGATTTATGTTCTCAAGCGGCGAAGCAGATATTGTTAGATATATACTAACCGTTTATATAAACCAAACCCGAATAATACAACCTAAAACATGGAAAATGAATCAATAATATAATCCTATCTGAGCCATAGGACATGGAAATGTTGACCGACACACATGTAAACATGCTTTCTTTAAAATAGACTTCGTTCACACTATTGGACGTCTATCTCTCATGATACAATAATCCAGAATGGTTTTTCTAGACCAGTACCTCAGTGCAAAACTCATCCTCGTTTCTTCAAGCTtgtgacactactagaaaaagagGTATCACGACAGACAGTTATGTCGTTAATCAATCGCTTTTTAGGCCTTTAGCGACGGATTTGTCAGTTGAAAAGCCTTGTCGGTAATTTACAGTGACAAATTGCAATGACACAAATTGCCGAGGGAACCTCTAGTTCCATCGCTAATCTATGATTATCGCAAATCCTTCGTGGATGAGTTATTTAGCTATGGAATAACTTTTCAGGAAAGCTTATAAAACTAGTGGATTACGTCGCCTTTCCATgacatttataattttatatcatatatatatatatatatatatatatatatatatatatatatatatatatatattggaaggATTATTATAGAACCACTCTTATAACCATAagattattatataaatataatagatTAAAAGGGTACACACTAAAACCACACAACTTAGTCcatatgtaacacccataaaaatcacaagaaatttaaacttttaaaatcaacACAATTCATAAATAGTTTACgaatcatagttttcaaaacattttccaaacatcagagtctcccaaaatcataagtcataagcaagaggatgtgtacggtcatgtcttcgccttcccgcggtcattcGAAGTACCTGCAACATAAACCAAAATTGTATGTcaatgcttaatgagttcccccaaagtaccaacacataaacagataacatatacaataacaacatgtcgggtccaatcaaccatcgggttggaataccccaggcccaatcaaccatcaggtttgAATGCCACtacactatgggtccagtcaaccatcaacTTTGAATAGcccaggcccaatcaaccatcaggttggaatgtcaATATACAATGAGTCctgtcatcctcgggatggaatacgctcgggcccaatcaaccatcggtt
This window encodes:
- the LOC111891167 gene encoding ribonuclease 1, with amino-acid sequence MKMQSNHDSPFIMLATLFSVLVLSSSQDFDFFYLVQEWPGSHCDTEQGCCYPTTGKPASDFGIHGLWPNYNDGSYPSNCNSSNSFDASKISDLISRMQLEWPTLSCPSKDGLKFWGHEWKKHGTCAESILDQHAYFETTLKLKNKINLLHALEGAGIQPNGQMYSLESITSAIQVASGYTPRIQCNNDTSGNSQLHEISLCVDSMAADFIECPVLPNGRSCGSSVEFPSF